tttttttaaaaaaaattgcacgCGCCTTGTCAGGCGACGCCGGCAAGATAAATCGATACGTGAAGAAGTTTAAAATATTCTCACGTGATGACTCTGATTCTGTATCCAAGCCTGTGATGGGGCACGGGATCTATGGAATCGAGAATATAAAacaaatttttagttaagtttgtTTAAGAtcgaataaatataattaatctgTTGTTGAATTGGGAGCTGAGATTGAGAGATTGGTTTCATAAATCAAATGGTTTCTGGTCAATGGCAGagcgagaaggagaaggagaaggaaaaggCGATCGACGACTGGCTTCCCATCACATCCTCCCGCAACGCCAAGTGGTGGTACTCCGCCTTCCACAATGTCACTGCCATGGTCGGAGCTGGCGTCCTCAGTTTGCCTTACGCCATGTCCGAACTCGGATGGTACAAACGCAGTTGATGATtgatcttttaatttttcctaCTTGTTTTCTTCTCAAATTGAGGATCATATCGCAGGGGGCCTGGGATCGCCGTGATGGTCATTTCATGGATCGTGACCTTGTACACACTGTGGCAAATGGTGGAGATGCACGAGATGGTTCCCGGGAAGCGATTCGATCGGTACCACGAGTTGGGACAATATGCTTTCGGCGAGAAGCTAGGCCTTTACATCGTCGTTCCCCAGCAGCTGATTGTGGAAGTCGGCGTCTGCATCGTCTACATGGTCACCGGCGGCAGATCCCTCAAGAAGTTCCACGACGTCGTCTGCTCTGACTGCAAGCAGATCAAGCTCACCTTTTTCATCATGATCTTCGCCTCTGTGCACTTTGTCCTCTCGCAGCTTCCCAACTTCAACTCTATTTCTGGGATATCTTTGGCCGCCGCTGTTATGTCTTTCAGGTACGTACTCGGTAAAATTACTTCacgatcgatcgatcgaccgatcaaaaaACAAAAGGACTGACTACTAATTCCTTGCTCGATCCATTCTAGTTATTCTACCATTGCATGGGTGGCTTCGGTGGACAAGGGGAAGCAAGAGCATGTGGAATACGGTTACAAATCTGATACACAAGAAAGGACTGTGATGAGGTTCCTGGCGGCGCTGGGAGATGTGGCCTTCGCGTACGCCGGCCACAACGTGGTGCTGGAAATCCAAGCCACCATTCCTTCCACTCCCGAGAAGCCTTCCAAGAAGCCGATGTGGAAGGGCGTGATCGTCGCCTACATCGTCGTCGCCCTCTGCTACTTCCCTGTGGCTTTCGTCGGCTACTGGGCCTTCGGCAATGGAGTCGAGGACAACATCCTGGTCTCTCTAAGCAGACCGCACTGGCTAATTGCCATGGCCAACATGATGGTCGTCGTTCACGTGATCGGAAGCTACCAGGTGATCcgatccacatatatatatatatgatttatatatatataaattatttcccCTGAATATATATAATCGATCATCATTCCAAATTAATTATCCTCGATTCTGCAGATCTACGCGATGCCTGTGTTCGACATGATGGAGACGGTGCTGGTCAAAAGGCTTCGCTTTCCTCCTGGTCTAACTCTTCGCCTGATAACACGAAGTGCTTATGTCGGTAAGCCTCTCCCTCCATTAATTTCCTCAATCGCACTTTAACGATTCGATTCAGTAAATCGTGGAGCAGAGAACTAAATTCCTTGGACTGTGAACTACCATGCAGCATTCACCATGTTCGTCGGCATAACCTTCCCCTTCTTCGGCGGACTACTCTCTTTCTTCGGCGGATTCGCGTTCGCCCCGACCACATACTTCGTGAGTGCTCCACACACTTACCTTACATTGCCACCACATTGTAACAAACCATTTGATATTGCCATTATGATTCCAGCTTCCTTGCATCATGTGGCTTGCTATTTACAAACCCAGAAGGTTTAGCTTATCTTAGATCACTAATTGGGTAAGCAAGTCAAGAACATCTCTTCCTTGCATATCATCTCTGTCAGAATTAACGAACCTGAATATGAATATTAATTTGTTTCACTTTTTTTCCCCTTTCTTAGATCTGCATAATTCTTGGGGTCCTGCTGATGATCTTGGCTCCTATTGGTGCATTGCGAGACATCATCGGAAACATAATAGACAAGCAATACAAGTTCTACCAATGAGAATGGCCGGTGTTGACTTGGGTGGGGATTTATAGCGAGTCCAAATTACATACAAGGAAGACGCAAGAGTTACATAGTGAAATTAAGTGCATTGTGTGGTGTCAACAGATGggcaattgattaaattattgatCGAGCGCAAAGGTTGTATACAGCATTCATGTGTCTGGAGTGCGAGTTGTTGTACAATGAATGTATATTACTTATGGTACCATCGTTTACTCTTAAATATAAGTCACGGTTTATTCAAGAGTACgacaataaaaattataaaaaaaaatcatcctgAAAATTTTTCTCTTTTCgaatctgaattttttttttactttttggaaaagaataaatttttttttttctatttacataATAGACAGGTTGATATAGTCAGTGTGTGAGTTATTTTTAATCTATTTAAATCTGGCATAAAGTAACTTTGCAAAAGTCATAACCTAATTTTTCTCTACTCGTGGTACATTTCACAACTATGAATACACCTCACACGACATAATGGCAGAGCCAGAAATTTTATAGCTCCGGGTTAATCTCGAGCAAGCTGATAAAAAAAGCTCTGGGGCTACCTTCCTCCCTCTCAAACGTTCTTTCTTTCTCTCACGGCAAATCCAAATTGCAACTCCTTTTCAACATTATCAATCCCCTTGGCTAAAGCCTTATCAATCTCAAAAATAGTATTGCAGTATTATCAGTCGATGGCTAACTTGGATCAGTTAatcgatccaaatatggtaacgacaGAGATCACATCGAATCAACGTAGGAAAGGAAATTCTAGATTTCATTAACGGATTAGCGGGAGCAGTCGACAAAATAACATGATTTACAAGATCCGAAAAGTCGAAATAGAGAAAGAAGGAAAGCACAGGGTTCAGTAGACGGATAGTTGGATTAGTCGACCGAAAGGTTCAATCTAAGGaaaatggatcagtcgactgaacagtgGCTATAAAATGGACTCGGTGACCAAGCCGAGAATCAACTCATTCATTCATTTTGATCACACTCACTATTTCGTCTCTGTTTTTGCTACGTGTGCAAGTTTTGCTATTTCTGTGCCAAGAGACCATCCAATATCCTATGCCTAAGACTTAATCTTCATTGTTAGTATATTTTATATTTGTACTTGCATTGTAATTGCTCATCATATATATCTGTACAATTCAAgcatttagtggattgcccattgaaagcgattaaggatcacgggccttggagtagtagtcgttggactacgaaccaagtaaaaagaaactGTCATTTTGTGTTTGTCTTCTCCCCATTCTGCTGCACTTTGATTTACTttaaagaaaaggttttaaacAAATGAGATTCACCTCCTCTCTCATCTCTtacgatccaataattggtatcagagttaatTTACTCTAATAGCTTAATGAATTTTTGAGCTTCTTAAAATCTTTTCTATTCTTtgaaaaaagttttcttttcattttttttctacaACATTATTTTTTATCTCAAACTAATAATCCCAAGATAAAGTTTTGGAAATTCTTTTTCTATTTATATCCTCTTGTAAAAATGTCGATGTCTCACCAAGAAGGATATAACACTATTTGTCCTTCACTATTAAATGGAGATTACTTGAGTTATTGGAAATGGAGGATGGAGTGTTTCCTCAAATCCAACATTGATATGTGGTTCATGATCATAAAAGGGTACTCACTACCAACCAAATACGAAGAACCACTAGATCTGAAAGTGAAATCCCAAAATGATGAAGAAAGCCCAAATCAACTGTAAGGTGATGAACACCCTCCAATGTAGTTTAACAAAGGAGGAGATCAACCGAGTTGAGCGTTTTGAAAATTCCAAAAAACTTTAGGATCGACTAGTCAAGTTGCATGAATGACTGATGACTTTAAGGTAACATGAGATcttcttttaaattaattatttaatattaaaatattgcaTGGAGAAACCGTGACTCAACTATACACAAGAATAAAAGACATCATCAATGGACTTCACCTCATCGACCACCAATCAAAAATTATgatgtaataaggtacgcgctaaacTCTTTCTCTCGAAATACAATGTAGGCATCTATGATATATAGATGCCAAtaaaattttgaagaatctttcaattattaaattagataaattattttataaagtaGAATTATATGAATAGATTAACTCTTGTCAAACTGAGCAGAGTATAGCTATGTATGTAGGTCAAAATAAGGAGGTCAAGTCTAACTCTCGACCAAAATAAGAATCTTAAAGCGAGTCAAACTCATATTCAAACAACGAAGAGGAGACTGTAAACATGGTCTAAAAGATGTTGACTAAGAATAAATTCACTAAAAGAAATCTAAAGAAAGTACAAAACAACTTAAATATACCAAAATCGGAGGTAATGTGTGCTACGAGTGCAACAAAAAAGGCCACTACAAGGTTGAGTGCCCTAACCTAGAGGAGGAGAAACCTAAGTCTTCAAGAAGAAGGAAAGCGCTCAAGGCCACTAGGGACCAATCGTCTTCAGAAGAGTCGGATGCAAAAGAACTGAAGTAGTCAAGCCTCTTGGTACTTATGGCATGGAACGAGGAGATCGAGTTCGATtccgagtctgagagaagccacataTCAATATCCATTTCAGAATGACTAGATGAGGTAACATAATATTTAAGGAAGAAAACAAACAtaattaaatgcttgtttaaaaaattgactAAATTCAAGGATTAGATTAACTTGCTACTTGAAGAAGTTAACCACCTTAAGGAGTAGGTCAACTTGAATCCCTCAACTAACCATGTTTAAGATGGAACTTAAACTCAAGTTGCaagacttgagaaagaaaatttcatcTTGAATGATCAAGTGttgactcaagaaaatgttgatGTCACACCTCGAGAGAGTCCTTGTTCGGAAAACGGGCAACATCTCCCTCCTTATGATAACATATGAAACCTAGATGCATAGCCATATGGttgtacaagtataataacctacAGTCCACAtggctaaaataaaatataactacAGTTTAATATACATCCCACATGGCTAGATCAACAACCACGCAATTGTAAAGCAACCCACACGTCTGGAATAGAAAATAGAATAATAAGCAACACACATggctagaaataaaaataatacaatggAAGACATAAGGAAAACCCATAAACCAAAAGCGacagactgctagccggctaggctttacacaacaactatcaaaaatgacaaAAGTAGCCACAAGGCTAAACACCAAGTCCACGTTAAAATTATTACAATGCCAAGTACATAAAAATCCAAAGAAATGTAAGAAAGCAAAAGCAAAGAGAAGAACGTCCTCAAATGTGACGTGGGATTAACAAACAAGATACTCCAAGAAACTCTACAACATGTACAGGTTACCTGAAAAAACATAAAACATACAAAGGGGTGATGAGTCCAGGTGACTTAGTAGGTAATGGACAAGATAGTGCGTGGTCAATATAAAATATTAAGATCAAAGTATATAGTCTCAGTAGGTAAATAAAAACATGATCATATAcgtcataatcaatgcacctaaccataactgacataataaatgcacataatcataactaacataataaatatgttggtgcaatcgacttctaggattttgatatttgacaatatacctaagtttggtcaatttgagcaatggttgatccaaacaggacttgatgtttggaagagagatgtctagtcaggactagatgactagcaaaggtaagtcctactcaaaggataggcaggtgagaagtctactgagtaactagtcctaactggaggttaggcaaagtgaaaatcttggtgagtaaagtcaggccctagtgagagaagttaggtgatggaagtcctgatgagtgaagccaggccctagtgagtgatgttaggtgatggaagtcctggtgagtaaaatcaggccctagtgagtgaagctacgtagtggaagtcctggtgagtgaagcttggacctagtgagtgaaacaaaagttagcacaattatagttaGGATGTACTACAATTATAGTTAGTGCATCTTATACATCTTACATGAGAAGTTAAGTACCATCCTAACTAGCATTGAGGTGCTAGCATGTCCATTAGTGAGAGAGGCAGGAGATAATGTAAATACCCCAGGTTAATTTTGATatggttaatcaagttaagataGGTCCTGTATATttaatccttatgtctaagtgtataggagagcttaggaacacaagaagttgagcagaatatgcagttagcgagaaggatgacacaggaagaaaGTTAacaggctcagtgcatccgagagacgaggtgatgtggaagagtacactagcggatgagaaggaccTGTGCAATATTTGAGGGGCGAGAAGACTAGGAGAAAGCCTGCTCGAATTGAAGGCCTGAGTTGGGTTCGTGTGAACTCAACTCTGGAATGCTGGAGGATCCCCCAAGTGACCAGAGAGATGAAGCAAGCGATCGGAGAGGGTGCCTATACCACCAAGGTGGCCAACGGTCGCCTCGCCGTAATGGATCGCTCTTTGGGACCACGTCAGAAAGGGTTCGTGCTCTCAGACATGAAAATCTTCATCTTCAAGCCATTGTGGGGAGATAACGTTTGCTACGCTGGAGATGCCACGTCAACAAATGGCTAGGTTTGACTGATGGGCTATAAATAGTGCCTTGGTCTTCTTCATTTGAACACAACACAAGTTAACGAACTATGATCTTTCATTTctaattttgtaatttttttctgTACTTCAACttctgtaaaaggcttctccataTACATCAAAGGAGATTCGTAGTGAGCTTTCACTGCGTTGAATTAGTAATCTCtccgattgcaaaccaagtaaaacattCGTGCCTCTTCTTTAATTTATGTTCATTTTATTTATTCACTTAACTTGTGTTTGTCTTTGCTAAACttgaaagcaaaaaaaaaagagtataaaTTTGATTGCAAGGTTATTCACCCCCGTCTAGCCAATCGTACaagaccaacaattgatatcagagtgaggacgctttagaaggactaattgCCGACTGAAGCACGAGAAATGGTGGACAAAGCATCTATCCACCAATGTTTGAGGAGGAGATCATATTTTGGAAACAAAGaatgaaggtattctttaaaactgattttatcgttaattaaaaaaaaataaaatacaaagttaaaattaaccttaatAAATGCATGCAgactagaagattttgataatttaaaaattgaaagcacaattagataaattaaaaaataactatgcaatattcttcaaaattctaaatttaagAATTATGGTAGACTTAGTTAGTATTGTAGATACCTTAAGGGTcaaattacaaaagtaaatggaaaattaattctaagaaaatatttaattaattcaacatGAAATAATTCATTTTGGATATCAAAATCatgcttagctcaataaattAATTTCTATGCATTAATTTACTTGCTTTAATCTTTTtggtaaaataaattattttatcaacTTTCTTCTAGTCATATCTTCtgctcaatattttttttttgtaaaataaaaatattatctactTATAGAAAAAATTCCAAAATGTTTTGACTACTATATTAATTAGTATGAATTACtcaacaaaaattatattttttaaattaaaataatttcacatatttagttttgaaaattttattttttctgtgaTCAAATATTATGTTctctattaaaataaatttttgaaattgtaataatattgtatgatttgtttgtcaaaatgttaatttttaatattaaacattttgaaaaagaaatctttaaaaatttaatttttctat
This genomic stretch from Zingiber officinale cultivar Zhangliang unplaced genomic scaffold, Zo_v1.1 ctg226, whole genome shotgun sequence harbors:
- the LOC122036934 gene encoding lysine histidine transporter 1-like, which produces MGTQGQSPPENYDSRQNQSEKEKEKEKAIDDWLPITSSRNAKWWYSAFHNVTAMVGAGVLSLPYAMSELGWGPGIAVMVISWIVTLYTLWQMVEMHEMVPGKRFDRYHELGQYAFGEKLGLYIVVPQQLIVEVGVCIVYMVTGGRSLKKFHDVVCSDCKQIKLTFFIMIFASVHFVLSQLPNFNSISGISLAAAVMSFSYSTIAWVASVDKGKQEHVEYGYKSDTQERTVMRFLAALGDVAFAYAGHNVVLEIQATIPSTPEKPSKKPMWKGVIVAYIVVALCYFPVAFVGYWAFGNGVEDNILVSLSRPHWLIAMANMMVVVHVIGSYQIYAMPVFDMMETVLVKRLRFPPGLTLRLITRSAYVAFTMFVGITFPFFGGLLSFFGGFAFAPTTYFLPCIMWLAIYKPRRFSLS